One genomic segment of Halalkalicoccus tibetensis includes these proteins:
- a CDS encoding MoxR family ATPase, producing the protein MDIADATAECERVLEAVEGAVIADRAVLETVLLGTLARGHVLLEDVPGTGKTLTARSLARALGLSFSRIQFTPDLLPSDITGTHVFDERDRGFEFNEGPIFANVVLADEINRAPPKTQSALLEAMEERQVTADGETRALPEPFLVIATQNPVEQDGTFPLPEAQVDRFLAKTSLGYPDAAGERELLARRADRTRRSPTIEPVLSTDRVEALQGVPETVRVEEDLLTYMVELCRATREDRRVSVGVSPRGTQRLFEAARARAVLAGREYVTPDAVKTVARPVLAHRLVLTPDARVDDVSKGAVIERVLESVPVPTVD; encoded by the coding sequence ATGGACATCGCCGACGCCACCGCCGAGTGCGAGCGCGTCCTCGAGGCCGTCGAGGGGGCGGTGATCGCCGATCGAGCCGTATTGGAAACCGTTCTGCTCGGCACCCTCGCGCGCGGGCACGTACTGCTCGAGGACGTCCCGGGGACGGGAAAGACCCTCACCGCGCGGAGCCTCGCTCGGGCGCTGGGGCTCTCCTTTTCGCGGATCCAGTTCACGCCGGACCTCCTCCCGTCGGACATCACGGGCACCCACGTCTTCGACGAGCGCGATCGGGGCTTCGAGTTCAACGAGGGGCCCATCTTCGCGAACGTCGTGCTGGCCGACGAGATCAACCGCGCGCCGCCGAAGACCCAGAGCGCGCTGCTGGAGGCGATGGAGGAGCGCCAGGTGACCGCCGACGGCGAGACCCGCGCGCTGCCCGAGCCCTTCCTCGTGATCGCGACCCAGAACCCCGTCGAGCAGGACGGCACCTTCCCGCTGCCCGAGGCCCAGGTCGACCGCTTCCTCGCGAAGACCTCGCTCGGCTACCCCGACGCCGCGGGCGAGCGCGAGCTGCTGGCCCGGCGGGCCGACCGCACCCGCCGCAGTCCCACCATCGAACCCGTCCTCTCGACCGACCGGGTCGAGGCCCTCCAGGGGGTTCCCGAGACCGTCCGGGTCGAGGAGGACCTGCTGACCTACATGGTCGAACTCTGTCGGGCGACCCGCGAGGACCGTCGGGTGTCGGTCGGGGTCTCGCCGCGGGGCACCCAGCGGCTGTTCGAGGCCGCGCGCGCCCGGGCGGTCCTCGCGGGCCGCGAGTACGTCACCCCCGACGCGGTGAAGACGGTCGCCCGGCCCGTCTTGGCCCACCGGCTCGTACTGACGCCGGACGCCCGGGTCGACGACGTGAGCAAGGGAGCCGTGATCGAGCGGGTCCTCGAGTCGGTCCCCGTCCCGACGGTCGATTAG
- a CDS encoding DUF58 domain-containing protein gives MNAGRLLLVLGLAALGLGLASIVAPDAVGLDLGTAVVTLVGLLTVVEALRSVQSRRRADLDEATTPDPELTVTADAPGEELESAVEAFLGDRRNYYRGTRAQEGLRAAAIGVLREYEGLPEPEAEERIEDGSWTDDPYAAAFLGEDVAGLSRRARLRDLVRRESSRDRRIRRTVDAIAAVAGIRREGSEGDHGPPSDRDRPTRFSTGTNREFEDWVIARGAHPTGRWQGIGALAFAGIGLGILVEQPAVLLAGAVGVGYAAYARSSAFPPGQVSAERVVEASRPAPGDEVEVRVTLTNESGRFLSDLRVVDGVPEALSVAEGSPRFGTALRAGESATFSYGVIARRGVHEFGPTLLVARDLAGSTEEERLLEAGTTLTCVPPLRETAEPLALRPQATRYAGRVETDRGGEGTQFHATREYRPGDPLRRIDWNRRARTGELTTVEFHEERAATVVVLIDARKPAYRSPGPEKPHAVDRSVDAAGSLFATLSAAGDRVGIAALGDEPCWLAPGTGRDHRTAARELLATHPVLSPVPPATPSGWFRSQRRLRRRLSPGTQVVFCTPLVDDSAGRFARRFEEHGHPVTVLSPDPTADQTPGHRLAAVSRTLRTSALRRAGIPVIDWRADEPLDAALARHGERGRG, from the coding sequence GTGAACGCCGGCCGGCTCCTGCTGGTCCTCGGCCTCGCCGCGCTGGGGCTCGGCCTCGCGTCGATCGTCGCCCCCGACGCCGTCGGGCTCGACCTCGGCACGGCGGTCGTCACGCTGGTCGGGCTGCTGACAGTGGTCGAGGCGCTTCGTTCCGTCCAGTCCCGTCGACGTGCCGACCTCGACGAGGCGACGACCCCCGACCCTGAACTCACCGTCACGGCCGACGCGCCCGGCGAGGAGCTCGAATCCGCCGTCGAGGCGTTCCTCGGGGACCGTCGGAACTACTACCGCGGGACCCGGGCCCAGGAGGGGCTCCGGGCGGCGGCGATCGGCGTCCTCCGGGAGTACGAGGGACTCCCCGAGCCGGAGGCCGAGGAACGGATCGAGGACGGCTCCTGGACCGACGACCCCTACGCGGCCGCCTTCCTCGGCGAGGACGTGGCGGGACTTTCCCGTCGGGCCCGGCTTCGGGACCTGGTGCGCCGAGAGTCCTCACGCGACCGGCGGATCCGACGGACCGTCGACGCGATCGCCGCGGTGGCCGGAATCAGGAGGGAGGGCTCGGAGGGCGATCATGGTCCGCCCTCCGATCGGGACCGCCCGACCCGGTTCTCGACGGGAACGAACCGCGAGTTCGAGGACTGGGTGATCGCCCGCGGGGCACACCCGACGGGACGCTGGCAGGGGATCGGGGCGCTCGCGTTCGCCGGGATCGGGCTGGGCATCCTCGTCGAGCAGCCGGCGGTGTTGCTCGCCGGGGCCGTCGGCGTCGGCTACGCCGCCTACGCTCGCTCGTCGGCGTTCCCGCCCGGGCAGGTCTCGGCTGAGCGGGTCGTCGAGGCTTCTCGGCCGGCGCCCGGCGACGAGGTCGAAGTACGGGTGACCCTCACCAACGAGAGCGGCCGGTTCCTGTCGGATCTCCGTGTCGTCGACGGCGTTCCCGAGGCGCTGTCGGTCGCCGAGGGCTCGCCGCGGTTCGGGACGGCGCTGCGTGCCGGCGAGAGCGCGACGTTCTCCTACGGCGTGATCGCCCGCCGCGGGGTCCACGAGTTCGGGCCGACCCTCCTCGTCGCCCGTGATCTCGCGGGCTCGACCGAGGAGGAACGGCTGCTCGAGGCGGGGACGACGCTGACCTGCGTGCCCCCGCTTCGGGAGACGGCCGAGCCCCTCGCGCTCCGCCCGCAGGCCACGCGATACGCCGGCCGGGTCGAGACCGACCGGGGCGGGGAGGGGACCCAGTTCCACGCGACCCGGGAGTACCGCCCGGGCGACCCCCTGCGACGGATCGACTGGAACCGCCGAGCCCGGACGGGCGAGCTGACCACCGTCGAGTTTCACGAGGAGCGCGCCGCGACGGTCGTCGTCCTGATCGACGCCCGCAAACCCGCCTATCGCTCGCCCGGCCCCGAGAAACCCCACGCGGTCGATCGGTCGGTCGACGCCGCCGGCAGTCTGTTCGCCACGCTCTCGGCGGCCGGCGACCGGGTCGGGATCGCCGCCCTCGGCGACGAGCCCTGCTGGCTCGCCCCGGGAACCGGACGTGACCACCGGACGGCGGCGCGCGAGCTGCTCGCGACCCATCCCGTCCTCTCGCCCGTCCCGCCGGCGACCCCCTCGGGCTGGTTTCGATCGCAGCGACGGCTCCGCCGGCGGCTGTCGCCGGGCACGCAGGTCGTCTTCTGTACCCCGCTGGTCGACGATTCCGCGGGCCGGTTCGCCCGCCGGTTCGAGGAGCACGGCCACCCCGTCACGGTCCTCAGCCCCGATCCGACGGCCGACCAAACCCCCGGCCACCGGCTGGCGGCCGTCTCGCGAACGCTCCGGACGAGCGCGCTCCGGCGGGCCGGGATCCCGGTGATCGACTGGCGGGCGGACGAGCCCCTCGACGCCGCGCTCGCGCGCCACGGCGAGCGGGGGCGGGGATGA
- a CDS encoding DUF4129 domain-containing protein yields MNDAIRSGLIAALALFAVALSAATLGSTVTTDGDGPSGTGDGGGGGDGEGGPLPEPESGSPAETVVAPYLAELLTVLVVLIALVVVVYALVYRREAAKVIIGMALLIGLAYLLFRFVAGVGGEMAPPLEPGEGTPFGGDGEGEATDGDDPTGPSLPAALAVLVLVLTLVGGVIALLGRSDASEEAGSEDAEAGPDTADAAAVGRAAGRAADRVENRGTENEVYRAWREMTGLLDAPDPEARTPGEFADRAVAAGISEEDVDELTRLFEDVRYGERTVSEEYERRAVETFRRIERRYAEGGS; encoded by the coding sequence ATGAACGACGCCATCCGTTCCGGCCTGATCGCCGCCCTCGCCCTGTTCGCGGTCGCGCTCTCCGCGGCGACCCTCGGATCCACGGTGACGACCGACGGGGACGGCCCGAGCGGGACGGGCGACGGCGGCGGTGGGGGGGACGGGGAGGGCGGCCCGCTCCCCGAGCCGGAGTCGGGATCGCCGGCCGAGACCGTCGTCGCCCCGTATCTCGCGGAGCTCCTGACCGTTCTGGTCGTTCTGATCGCCCTCGTGGTCGTCGTCTACGCCCTCGTCTACCGCCGCGAGGCCGCCAAAGTGATCATAGGGATGGCGCTCCTGATCGGGCTCGCGTACCTCCTCTTCCGGTTCGTCGCCGGTGTGGGCGGGGAGATGGCACCCCCACTCGAACCCGGCGAGGGGACTCCGTTCGGCGGCGACGGCGAGGGTGAGGCGACCGACGGCGACGACCCGACGGGGCCGTCCCTGCCGGCTGCTCTCGCCGTTCTCGTCCTCGTCCTCACGCTCGTCGGGGGTGTGATCGCGCTGCTCGGCCGCTCGGACGCGAGCGAGGAGGCGGGCTCCGAGGACGCCGAGGCCGGGCCCGACACTGCCGATGCGGCGGCCGTCGGCCGGGCGGCGGGGCGGGCGGCCGACCGGGTGGAGAACAGGGGGACGGAAAACGAGGTGTACCGCGCCTGGCGGGAGATGACCGGGCTGCTCGACGCCCCGGATCCCGAGGCACGGACGCCCGGCGAGTTCGCCGACCGGGCGGTGGCGGCCGGGATCAGCGAGGAGGACGTCGACGAGTTGACCCGGCTGTTCGAGGACGTTCGCTACGGCGAGCGAACAGTGTCGGAGGAGTACGAGCGCCGCGCGGTCGAGACGTTTCGGCGAATCGAACGCCGGTACGCGGAGGGCGGGTCGTGA
- a CDS encoding VOC family protein, with amino-acid sequence MSDADPARARPVGINHVALEVGDLDEAVEFYGELFAFELRGRSESHAFLDMGDQFLALGEADGEGVDEGRHFGLVVDDPGLLENRLDEQGIGRLDTSGLDFRDPWGNRIQIVAYEEVQFTKSEAVLEGMGLDLGKSESAREELAEKGMDP; translated from the coding sequence ATGAGCGACGCTGACCCCGCACGCGCACGTCCCGTCGGCATCAACCACGTCGCCCTCGAGGTCGGGGACCTCGACGAGGCCGTCGAGTTCTACGGCGAGCTGTTCGCGTTCGAGCTGCGCGGGCGCTCGGAGTCGCACGCCTTCCTCGACATGGGCGATCAGTTCCTCGCGCTGGGCGAGGCGGACGGGGAGGGAGTCGACGAGGGGCGCCATTTCGGGCTGGTGGTCGACGACCCAGGCCTCCTCGAGAACCGCCTCGACGAGCAGGGAATCGGCCGCCTCGATACCTCCGGCCTCGATTTCCGGGACCCGTGGGGCAATCGGATCCAGATCGTCGCCTACGAGGAGGTCCAGTTCACCAAGAGCGAGGCGGTCCTCGAGGGGATGGGGCTCGACCTCGGAAAGTCCGAGTCCGCCCGCGAGGAGCTGGCGGAGAAGGGCATGGATCCCTGA
- a CDS encoding methyl-accepting chemotaxis protein, which yields MATESHSSADEADVTAALGLDYNALTDGIQYPMFVLDADRRVVVWNEALAAFTGTPRDEILGEADASTAFYQDGRRAKTLADKVLEAPESADQAFGVARVDGDETGYEDHSTMLNARGEERDIRFRAAPLYDGDRLVGSVETVRDVTEENRRQEAMEHLVEEAVETMTALRDGDFGARASVEAEEKSAVRGDLVEVIDATNHLADQFEAVMNDLRSEATTLSTTIENANVAATDIDALTEEQNQSLTTVSQGMEDFSANMQEVAATAAQVSNASKGANEAVREGIDASENAQETTEELVETSTELTETVHELDDRMSAIEEVVEVIERVADETNLLALNASIEAARAGEAGNGFSVVANEIKSLADETKTHTTEITSLLDGVQEQADLTVEAAAESDQLVDETAEELDDVFEALERIAEAGEETEHGIEEVAAANDQQAATIEEVTATIEDVTDQSGEITDLSGDIVDRTDDQRNVLESLTVHLEADARAD from the coding sequence ATGGCAACCGAGAGCCACTCCTCCGCCGACGAGGCCGACGTGACGGCCGCGCTCGGACTCGACTACAACGCACTGACCGACGGGATCCAGTATCCGATGTTCGTCCTCGACGCCGACCGACGGGTCGTCGTCTGGAACGAGGCACTCGCGGCGTTCACGGGGACGCCTCGCGACGAAATCCTCGGCGAGGCCGACGCGAGCACCGCGTTCTATCAGGACGGACGCCGGGCGAAGACGCTCGCGGACAAGGTGCTCGAGGCGCCCGAATCGGCCGATCAGGCCTTCGGCGTGGCCCGAGTCGATGGCGATGAGACGGGCTATGAGGACCACAGCACAATGTTGAACGCCCGCGGCGAGGAGCGCGACATCCGGTTCAGGGCGGCACCGCTGTACGACGGCGATCGGCTGGTCGGCTCCGTCGAGACCGTCCGGGACGTCACCGAGGAAAACCGTCGCCAGGAGGCGATGGAACACCTCGTCGAGGAGGCCGTCGAGACGATGACGGCGCTCCGCGACGGGGACTTCGGGGCGCGTGCGTCGGTCGAGGCGGAGGAGAAGAGCGCGGTCCGCGGCGACCTGGTCGAGGTGATCGACGCGACGAACCACCTCGCCGATCAGTTCGAGGCGGTGATGAACGACCTGCGATCGGAGGCGACGACCCTCTCGACGACGATCGAGAACGCCAACGTGGCGGCCACCGACATCGACGCGCTGACCGAGGAGCAGAACCAGTCGCTGACGACGGTCTCACAGGGGATGGAGGACTTCAGCGCGAACATGCAGGAGGTCGCCGCCACCGCCGCGCAGGTCTCGAACGCCTCGAAGGGCGCGAACGAGGCCGTGCGCGAGGGGATCGACGCGAGCGAGAACGCCCAAGAGACCACCGAGGAGCTCGTCGAGACGAGCACCGAGCTCACTGAGACGGTCCACGAGCTCGACGACCGGATGTCCGCGATCGAGGAGGTCGTCGAGGTCATCGAACGGGTCGCCGACGAAACCAACCTGCTCGCGCTCAACGCCTCGATCGAGGCCGCGCGGGCGGGCGAGGCCGGCAACGGCTTCTCGGTCGTCGCGAACGAGATCAAGTCGCTCGCCGACGAGACCAAGACCCACACCACCGAGATCACGTCGTTGCTCGACGGCGTTCAGGAGCAGGCCGACCTGACCGTCGAGGCCGCGGCGGAGTCGGATCAGCTGGTTGACGAGACCGCCGAGGAGCTCGACGACGTCTTCGAGGCGCTCGAGCGCATCGCCGAGGCTGGCGAGGAGACCGAGCACGGGATCGAGGAGGTCGCCGCGGCCAACGACCAGCAGGCCGCGACCATCGAGGAGGTCACCGCGACGATCGAGGACGTGACCGACCAGTCGGGCGAGATCACGGATCTGAGCGGCGACATCGTCGATCGGACGGACGACCAGCGAAACGTCCTCGAGTCGCTCACGGTCCACCTCGAGGCCGACGCGCGGGCCGACTAA
- a CDS encoding GNAT family N-acetyltransferase, which produces MEIREAERSDTEAVREVALASLETSYEHFLNEGTIEDAVEQWYGDGRLEELISDESDDVYIPVIEVDGEIVAYAQCQLVEFPERVGEIHWLHVDPDHRGEGYGSQLYDYVHEYYEEKGVDRFKGFVFAENEPGNEFYERRGYDDAYTHVQEIAGEEYTENVWVDIPEGEEYRRAVEPHEDEDGTTLYVAYREASVGSRGAFHVSYMDDDLEKRYGWFCSSCESFDNAMDASGRIVCNDCGNTRKATRWDAAYL; this is translated from the coding sequence ATGGAAATCAGAGAGGCCGAACGATCGGACACCGAGGCCGTCCGCGAGGTCGCGCTCGCTTCACTGGAGACGTCCTACGAACACTTCCTGAACGAGGGGACGATCGAGGACGCCGTCGAGCAGTGGTACGGCGACGGACGCCTCGAGGAGCTGATCTCCGACGAGTCCGACGACGTCTACATCCCCGTCATCGAGGTCGACGGCGAGATCGTCGCCTACGCGCAGTGCCAGCTCGTCGAGTTCCCCGAGCGCGTCGGCGAGATCCACTGGCTCCACGTCGATCCCGACCACCGCGGCGAGGGCTACGGCTCGCAGCTCTACGACTACGTCCATGAGTACTACGAGGAGAAGGGTGTCGACCGGTTCAAGGGGTTCGTCTTCGCGGAGAACGAGCCCGGCAACGAGTTCTACGAGCGCCGGGGCTACGACGACGCCTACACCCACGTCCAGGAGATCGCCGGCGAGGAGTACACCGAGAACGTCTGGGTCGACATCCCCGAGGGCGAGGAGTACCGCCGCGCGGTCGAGCCCCACGAGGACGAGGACGGAACCACGCTCTACGTCGCCTACCGGGAGGCCTCGGTCGGCTCGCGCGGCGCCTTCCACGTCTCGTACATGGACGATGACCTGGAGAAGCGCTACGGCTGGTTCTGCTCGTCCTGCGAGAGCTTCGACAACGCGATGGACGCCTCGGGCCGGATCGTCTGCAACGACTGCGGGAACACCCGCAAGGCCACCCGCTGGGACGCCGCCTACCTCTGA
- the thrC gene encoding threonine synthase: MPSVRCHDCGRSFPFRERKRCACGEPLRFEPRELPRWPDSSNPGMWRYADLLPVDAPSGIGAAAGGTPMVRTPRLDVGGVRLFLKDEGRNPTGSFKDRGSAVAAAYAAENGIDRLGTVSHGNMAMSTAANAAGAGLDCTVCVPSDIPEERLSHIARYGPEILRIEGDYGRLYEASLELEGIEFVNSDTPLRVAGQKTVALEICEAFSPEIPDAIVLPVSSGGQLSGIWRALSELREADLIESVPRLYACQAAACAPIVRAFEAGEESVSAVEGGETIAYSIANADPPSGNRALGALRDTDGGAVAVPDEETRAARKRLAREGGFRVEASSAVAYAGLERLVERDEIASDERVVTVLTGSGFTESDGAAVDARTIPLDELADRFGRSA, translated from the coding sequence ATGCCATCGGTCCGGTGTCACGACTGTGGTCGTTCCTTTCCGTTTCGCGAGCGAAAGCGCTGTGCGTGTGGCGAGCCCCTCCGGTTCGAACCCCGCGAGCTGCCGAGGTGGCCGGACTCGTCGAATCCCGGAATGTGGCGCTACGCCGACCTGCTGCCCGTCGACGCCCCCTCCGGGATCGGGGCGGCCGCCGGCGGGACCCCGATGGTGCGGACGCCACGGCTCGACGTCGGCGGCGTCCGGCTCTTCCTGAAGGACGAGGGTCGGAACCCGACGGGGAGCTTCAAGGACCGCGGCAGCGCCGTCGCGGCTGCCTACGCCGCCGAGAACGGGATCGACCGGCTCGGAACGGTGTCCCACGGGAACATGGCGATGAGCACCGCCGCGAACGCCGCCGGCGCCGGGCTCGACTGCACGGTCTGCGTTCCATCCGATATTCCCGAGGAGCGCCTCTCGCACATCGCGCGCTACGGTCCCGAGATCCTCCGAATCGAGGGCGACTACGGACGCCTCTACGAGGCCTCCTTGGAGCTCGAGGGGATCGAGTTCGTGAACTCCGATACACCCCTCCGGGTTGCGGGCCAGAAAACGGTCGCCCTCGAGATCTGCGAGGCCTTCTCGCCCGAGATTCCCGACGCGATCGTGCTTCCCGTCTCCAGCGGCGGCCAGCTGAGCGGGATTTGGCGGGCTCTCTCGGAGCTTCGGGAGGCGGACCTGATCGAGTCAGTCCCCCGGCTGTACGCCTGTCAGGCGGCCGCCTGCGCCCCGATCGTCCGGGCGTTCGAGGCCGGCGAGGAGTCGGTGAGCGCGGTCGAGGGCGGCGAGACGATCGCCTACTCGATCGCCAACGCCGATCCCCCGAGCGGGAACCGGGCGCTCGGGGCGCTGCGGGACACCGACGGCGGGGCGGTGGCGGTCCCCGACGAGGAGACCCGTGCCGCCCGGAAGCGACTCGCCCGCGAGGGAGGGTTCCGCGTCGAGGCCTCCTCGGCGGTCGCGTACGCGGGCCTCGAACGGCTGGTCGAGCGCGACGAGATCGCCTCGGACGAGCGGGTCGTGACGGTCCTCACCGGGAGCGGGTTCACGGAATCGGACGGGGCCGCAGTGGACGCACGGACGATCCCACTGGACGAGCTCGCGGATCGTTTCGGTCGATCAGCCTGA
- a CDS encoding amidase: MPIRQPTKEELRELASELYLTLTDEEVEFFREMAAERIESYETVRSYNPEPQFGSPSVRERSGGTRPPADENPLNAWVTRCEVRGDEGGPLEGWDVALKDNVSVAGVEMTCGSHVVEGYVPNVDATLVARLLEAGADVVGKTNMDDMGMGTSGHSAFGPIHNPHDDAFLAGGSSGGSAVVVAEGEADVAIGTDQGGSVRIPAAFCGVVGHKPTYDLVPYTGCVGLEHLIDHPGPMAREVETVARTLSVIAGSDRKDVRRPSDVPVEEYEEALDGDVSGLSIGVVREGFEREEADPRVVEEVHGAIGTLGDLGASIEEVSVPPHADAGAVHSICQSEAIAAAMRSEGVGRGWQGWYNPSWIESFGKFRQAQSDDFPATVKLSLLMGTYAGKKYHSRYYASGMNLYLELIEEYDALLDEYDLLAMPTVVETAPKYDPERDQFDRARELGTADNASPFNRTGHPATSVPAGEVDGLPVGLQLVGARFDDATPLNAAYALEGERD; the protein is encoded by the coding sequence ATGCCGATCCGACAGCCGACGAAGGAGGAGCTCCGGGAGCTGGCTTCGGAGCTGTATCTCACGCTGACCGACGAGGAGGTCGAGTTCTTCCGCGAGATGGCCGCCGAGCGCATCGAATCCTACGAAACGGTCCGGTCGTACAACCCCGAGCCACAGTTCGGCTCGCCGAGCGTCCGCGAACGAAGCGGCGGCACGCGACCGCCCGCGGACGAGAACCCGCTCAACGCCTGGGTCACCCGATGCGAGGTCCGGGGCGACGAGGGCGGGCCGCTCGAGGGCTGGGACGTCGCGCTGAAGGACAACGTCTCGGTCGCGGGCGTCGAGATGACCTGTGGCTCGCACGTCGTCGAGGGCTACGTCCCGAACGTCGACGCGACGCTGGTGGCGCGGCTGCTCGAGGCGGGCGCCGACGTCGTCGGGAAGACGAACATGGACGACATGGGGATGGGAACGAGCGGCCACAGCGCCTTCGGACCGATCCACAATCCCCACGACGACGCGTTCCTCGCGGGCGGCTCGTCGGGCGGAAGTGCGGTCGTCGTCGCCGAGGGCGAGGCCGACGTCGCGATCGGGACCGACCAGGGCGGCAGCGTCCGCATCCCCGCGGCGTTCTGTGGCGTCGTCGGCCACAAGCCGACCTACGACCTCGTGCCCTACACCGGCTGTGTCGGGCTCGAACACCTGATCGATCACCCGGGCCCGATGGCCCGCGAGGTAGAGACGGTCGCGCGGACGCTCTCGGTCATCGCGGGCAGCGACCGGAAGGACGTCCGTCGGCCGTCCGACGTCCCCGTCGAGGAGTACGAGGAGGCGCTCGACGGCGACGTCTCGGGGCTCTCGATCGGGGTCGTCCGGGAGGGCTTCGAACGCGAGGAGGCGGACCCCCGTGTCGTCGAGGAGGTCCACGGGGCGATCGGGACCTTGGGGGACCTCGGCGCGTCGATCGAGGAGGTCTCGGTGCCGCCCCACGCCGACGCCGGGGCGGTCCACTCGATCTGCCAGTCCGAGGCGATCGCCGCGGCGATGCGCAGCGAGGGCGTCGGCCGGGGCTGGCAGGGCTGGTACAACCCCTCCTGGATCGAGTCCTTCGGCAAGTTCCGCCAGGCCCAGAGCGACGACTTCCCCGCGACGGTCAAGCTCTCGTTGCTGATGGGGACCTACGCCGGCAAGAAGTACCACTCGCGGTACTACGCCAGCGGGATGAACCTCTACCTCGAGCTGATCGAGGAGTACGACGCCCTACTCGACGAGTACGACCTGCTCGCGATGCCGACGGTCGTCGAGACCGCTCCGAAGTACGACCCCGAACGCGACCAGTTCGACCGCGCCCGCGAGCTCGGGACCGCCGATAACGCCTCGCCGTTCAACCGCACCGGCCACCCCGCGACGAGCGTCCCGGCGGGCGAGGTCGATGGGCTTCCCGTCGGGTTGCAGCTCGTCGGCGCGCGCTTCGACGACGCGACCCCGCTCAACGCCGCCTACGCGCTCGAAGGGGAACGGGACTGA
- a CDS encoding glutamate-cysteine ligase family protein, translating into MKTSVEVEYWVIDRKGELCAPEGLTGISPQVEEEFVDCLLEIKTTPCESVEDLAAQFVELLGETLREAKERGKGLVPLATPLDCDSIEQLPGDRARIQEQVLGEDFEYAKHCAGTHLHFEKRRVVDQLNTLIALDPALALLNSSPYYKGQRIAAGARPYIYREKGYAQFPAHGQLWEYAESVAEWNDRLERRYAEFKREAIDAGVDEAEFEANFTPDDAIWTPVRLRKCFPTVEWRSPDATLPSQILRLAGEMYPLMDEASRAEVRVEGDLGLVTDDGITLPEFGAVREYTDAAIHEGLGSGEVREYLGRMGFDVDAYDPLTEQLDRGPSLDEAQARELRLEYAAALERDVARLSEPEQYAHRKQNA; encoded by the coding sequence ATGAAAACGAGCGTCGAAGTCGAGTACTGGGTTATCGACCGGAAGGGAGAGCTATGTGCGCCCGAGGGGCTGACGGGAATATCGCCACAGGTCGAGGAGGAGTTCGTCGACTGCCTCCTCGAGATCAAGACGACCCCGTGTGAGTCGGTCGAGGACCTCGCGGCGCAGTTCGTCGAACTGTTGGGCGAGACGCTGCGCGAGGCGAAAGAACGCGGGAAAGGTCTCGTCCCGCTGGCGACGCCGCTCGACTGTGACTCGATCGAGCAGCTGCCCGGCGACCGAGCCCGGATCCAGGAGCAGGTCCTCGGCGAGGACTTCGAGTACGCAAAACACTGTGCGGGCACCCACCTCCATTTCGAGAAACGCCGCGTCGTCGACCAGCTGAACACGCTGATCGCGCTCGACCCCGCGCTCGCGCTGTTGAACTCCTCGCCGTACTACAAGGGTCAGCGGATCGCCGCGGGCGCACGCCCCTACATCTACCGGGAGAAAGGGTACGCGCAGTTCCCGGCCCACGGCCAGCTCTGGGAGTATGCCGAGAGCGTCGCCGAGTGGAACGACCGGCTCGAACGCCGGTACGCCGAGTTCAAGCGGGAGGCGATCGACGCCGGCGTCGACGAGGCGGAGTTCGAGGCGAACTTCACGCCCGACGACGCGATCTGGACGCCGGTGCGGCTGCGCAAGTGTTTCCCGACCGTCGAGTGGCGCTCGCCCGACGCCACCCTTCCGAGCCAGATCCTCCGCCTCGCGGGCGAGATGTACCCCCTGATGGACGAGGCGAGCCGGGCGGAGGTCCGTGTCGAGGGCGACCTCGGGCTCGTCACCGACGACGGGATCACCCTCCCGGAGTTCGGGGCCGTTCGCGAGTACACCGACGCCGCGATCCACGAGGGGCTCGGCTCGGGGGAGGTCCGCGAGTACCTCGGTCGGATGGGGTTCGACGTCGACGCGTACGACCCGCTCACGGAGCAGTTGGATCGCGGGCCGTCGCTCGACGAAGCCCAGGCCCGCGAGCTCCGGCTCGAGTATGCGGCCGCCCTCGAACGCGACGTCGCCCGGCTGTCCGAACCCGAGCAGTACGCACACCGAAAACAGAACGCCTGA